A stretch of Saccharomyces eubayanus strain FM1318 chromosome I, whole genome shotgun sequence DNA encodes these proteins:
- a CDS encoding DUP/COS family protein, with protein sequence MEHGLHMQSHFKSDDVNNDVKLCTMNEGISDEPNASLIADYITLPNNIFTSKFPHLFHEMAHFKPFVWLFLVLAISILSVVYCHNNVFYNLIVLVVVPYFMCLFALIAFNQPISDESFKIKLLMEVITYKPAVKGREWRTITYNMNQYLFCNGLWTTPYYFYSEMTCYDFFRTLIKGRISGTPSDSSTSDAENTQPEVPAADAPDDAARSHIFSPDPIFEAYYLKAVEVEKEAQGKYWSSQYPNTDIP encoded by the coding sequence atggagCACGGATTGCATATGCAGTCGCATTTCAAGAGTGATGATGTCAACAACGATGTTAAGTTGTGTACAATGAACGAAGGCATCTCGGATGAGCCCAATGCATCTTTGATCGCGGACTATATCACTCTTCCTAACAACATATTTACCTCAAAATTCCCCCATCTATTTCACGAAATGGCACACTTTAAACCTTTCGTGTGGTTATTTCTAGTGCTCGCGATTTCCATTTTATCTGTCGTGTATTGCCATAATAATGTCTTTTACAATCTTATTGTCTTAGTGGTTGTTCCTTATTTCATGTGTTTGTTTGCGCTGATTGCATTTAATCAGCCGATCTCTGATGAAAGcttcaaaataaaacttttgatgGAGGTAATTACATACAAACCAGCGGTAAAGGGAAGGGAATGGAGAACTATCACATACAATATGAATCAGTACTTGTTTTGTAATGGTTTATGGACTACTCCGTACTATTTTTACAGTGAAATGACGTGCtatgatttttttagaaCCCTCATTAAAGGAAGGATTTCCGGTACTCCTTCAGACTCATCAACAAGTGATGCCGAAAATACACAGCCAGAGGTACCAGCAGCAGATGCTCCGGATGATGCAGCTAGGTCTCATATTTTCAGTCCTGACCCAATTTTCGAAGCGTACTATCTTAAAGCTGTAGAAGTGGAAAAAGAGGCCCAAGGAAAGTATTGGAGCAGCCAATATCCAAATACCGATATACCTTAA